From Plectropomus leopardus isolate mb chromosome 17, YSFRI_Pleo_2.0, whole genome shotgun sequence, a single genomic window includes:
- the traf7 gene encoding E3 ubiquitin-protein ligase TRAF7 isoform X2 produces the protein MEASFGPTFSAVTAGAKEGSSTYKQHRRTPSSSSTLTYSPRDDDDGMPPIGTPRRSDSAISVRSLHSESNMSLRSTFSLHEEEEDTEPQVFAEQPSVKLCCQLCCNVFKDPVITTCGHTFCRRCALTSDKCPVDAAKLTVVVNNIAVAEQIGELFIHCKYGCRATASAAGGAAAPTATVAGKPGAYEVDPLGCPFTIKLSTRKEHEASCDYRPVRCPNNPSCPPLLTMNLEAHLKECEHIKCPHSKYGCTFIGNQDTYETHLEVCKFEGLKEFLQQTDDRFHEMQLTLAQKDQDIAFLRSMLGKLSEKLDQLEKNLELKFDVLDENQSKLSEDLMEFRRDASMLNDELSHINARLNMGILGSYDPQQIFKCKGTFVGHQGPVWCLCVYSTGDLLFSGSSDKTIKVWDTCTTYKCQKTLEGHDGIVLALCIQGNRLYSGSADCTIIVWDIQTLQKVNTIRAHDNPVCTLVSSHNMLFSGSLKAIKVWDILGTELKLKKELTGLNHWVRALVASQNHLYSGSYQTIKIWDIRSLECVHVLQTSGGSVYSIAVTNHHIVCGTYENLIHVWDIESKEQVRTLTGHVGTVYALAVISTPDQTKVFSASYDRSLRVWSMDNMICTQTLLRHQGSVTALAVSRGRLFSGAVDSTVKVWTC, from the exons ATGGAGGCTTCATTTGGCCCGACCTTCTCCGCCGTGACTGCTGGAGCTAAAG AAGGGTCCAGCACCTATAAGCAGCACAGAAggactccctcctcctccagcacgCTGACCTACTCTCCCCGGGATGACGACGATGGAATG CCTCCCATTGGCACTCCTCGGAGGTCAGATTCAGCCATCTCAGTCCGATCTCTCCATTCTGAGTCCAACATGTCTCTGCGCTCCACGTTCTCCCTGcacgaagaggaggaggacacg gagcCCCAGGTGTTTGCTGAGCAGCCATCTGTAAAACTGTGCTGCCAGCTGTGCTGTAATGTCTTCAAGGACCCCGTCATCACCACTTGTGGG cACACCTTCTGCAGACGATGTGCCTTGACTTCAG ATAAGTGCCCGGTGGATGCGGCTAAGCTCACAGTCGTGGTGAACAACATTGCGGTGGCCGAGCAGATCGGAGAGCTCTTCATTCACTGTAAATATGGCTGCAGGGCCACGGCCAGCGCCGCGGGCGGGGCGGCGGCCCCCACCGCCACGGTCGCCGGAAAACCTGGAGCGTACGAGGTGGACCCACTGGGCTGCCCGTTCACCATCAAACTGTCCACACGCAA AGAACACGAGGCCAGCTGTGACTACAGGCCGGTCCGCTGCCCCAACAACCCCTCCTGTCCCCCGCTGCTCACCATGAACCTGGAGGCTCACCTCAAAGAGTGTGAGCACATCAAGTGTCCACACTCCAAATACGG CTGTACGTTCATCGGTAACCAGGACACGTATGAAACACACCTGGAGGTTTGTAAATTTGAGGGTCTGAAGGAGTTTCTGCAGCAGACTGATGACAG GTTCCATGAGATGCAGCTGACTCTGGCCCAGAAGGACCAAGATATCGCTTTCCTGCGCTCCATGTTGGGCAAACTGTCCGAGAAGTTAGATCAGCTCGAGAAGAACCTGGAGCTCAAATTTG ATGTGTTGGATGAGAACCAGAGCAAACTCAGCGAGGACCTGATGGAGTTTCGTAGAGATGCTTCCATGCTTAac GATGAGTTGTCCCACATCAACGCCCGGCTCAACATGGGAATCCTGGGCT cATACGACCCCCAGCAGATCTTCAAGTGTAAGGGGACGTTTgtgggccaccaggggcccgtctggtgtctgtgtgtctacTCCACCGGAGACCTGCTCTTCTCCGGATCCTCAGATAAGACTATCAAG GTGTGGGACACCTGCACCACCTACAAGTGTCAGAAAACCCTCGAGGGTCATGATGGCATCGTGCTGGCTCTGTGTATCCAAGG AAACCGGCTGTACAGTGGCTCTGCAGACTGCACCATCATC GTGTGGGACATCCAGACCCTGCAGAAAGTCAACACAATCCGCGCTCATGACAACCCCGTTTGTACGCTGGTCTCCTCCCACAACATGTTGTTCAGCggctccctcaaggccatcaaG GTGTGGGACATCCTGGGTACGGAGCTGaagctgaagaaggagctgaCTGGTCTGAATCACTGGGTCAGAGCGTTGGTGGCGTCCCAGAACCACCTGTACAGTGGCTCATACCAGACCATCAAG ATTTGGGACATCCGTTCTCTGGAGTGTGTTCACGTCCTGCAGACCAGCGGCGGCAGCGTCTACTCCATCGCCGTCACCAACCACCACATCGTCTGTGGCACCTACGAAAACCTCATCCAT GTGTGGGACATAGAGTCTAAAGAGCAGGTGCGGACCCTGACGGGTCACGTGGGGACAGTGTACGCTCTCGCTGTCATATCCACCCCTGACCAGACCAAAGTGTTCAGCGCCTCCTACGACCGCTCCCTCAGG GTGTGGAGCATGGACAACATGATCTGTACCCAGACTCTGCTGAGACACCAGGGCAGTGTAACGGCTCTCGCGGTCTCCAGAGGACGCCTCTTCTCTGGAGCTGTGGACAGCACCGTCAAG GTGTGGACGTGCTAA
- the traf7 gene encoding E3 ubiquitin-protein ligase TRAF7 isoform X1 produces MEASFGPTFSAVTAGAKAEGSSTYKQHRRTPSSSSTLTYSPRDDDDGMPPIGTPRRSDSAISVRSLHSESNMSLRSTFSLHEEEEDTEPQVFAEQPSVKLCCQLCCNVFKDPVITTCGHTFCRRCALTSDKCPVDAAKLTVVVNNIAVAEQIGELFIHCKYGCRATASAAGGAAAPTATVAGKPGAYEVDPLGCPFTIKLSTRKEHEASCDYRPVRCPNNPSCPPLLTMNLEAHLKECEHIKCPHSKYGCTFIGNQDTYETHLEVCKFEGLKEFLQQTDDRFHEMQLTLAQKDQDIAFLRSMLGKLSEKLDQLEKNLELKFDVLDENQSKLSEDLMEFRRDASMLNDELSHINARLNMGILGSYDPQQIFKCKGTFVGHQGPVWCLCVYSTGDLLFSGSSDKTIKVWDTCTTYKCQKTLEGHDGIVLALCIQGNRLYSGSADCTIIVWDIQTLQKVNTIRAHDNPVCTLVSSHNMLFSGSLKAIKVWDILGTELKLKKELTGLNHWVRALVASQNHLYSGSYQTIKIWDIRSLECVHVLQTSGGSVYSIAVTNHHIVCGTYENLIHVWDIESKEQVRTLTGHVGTVYALAVISTPDQTKVFSASYDRSLRVWSMDNMICTQTLLRHQGSVTALAVSRGRLFSGAVDSTVKVWTC; encoded by the exons ATGGAGGCTTCATTTGGCCCGACCTTCTCCGCCGTGACTGCTGGAGCTAAAG CAGAAGGGTCCAGCACCTATAAGCAGCACAGAAggactccctcctcctccagcacgCTGACCTACTCTCCCCGGGATGACGACGATGGAATG CCTCCCATTGGCACTCCTCGGAGGTCAGATTCAGCCATCTCAGTCCGATCTCTCCATTCTGAGTCCAACATGTCTCTGCGCTCCACGTTCTCCCTGcacgaagaggaggaggacacg gagcCCCAGGTGTTTGCTGAGCAGCCATCTGTAAAACTGTGCTGCCAGCTGTGCTGTAATGTCTTCAAGGACCCCGTCATCACCACTTGTGGG cACACCTTCTGCAGACGATGTGCCTTGACTTCAG ATAAGTGCCCGGTGGATGCGGCTAAGCTCACAGTCGTGGTGAACAACATTGCGGTGGCCGAGCAGATCGGAGAGCTCTTCATTCACTGTAAATATGGCTGCAGGGCCACGGCCAGCGCCGCGGGCGGGGCGGCGGCCCCCACCGCCACGGTCGCCGGAAAACCTGGAGCGTACGAGGTGGACCCACTGGGCTGCCCGTTCACCATCAAACTGTCCACACGCAA AGAACACGAGGCCAGCTGTGACTACAGGCCGGTCCGCTGCCCCAACAACCCCTCCTGTCCCCCGCTGCTCACCATGAACCTGGAGGCTCACCTCAAAGAGTGTGAGCACATCAAGTGTCCACACTCCAAATACGG CTGTACGTTCATCGGTAACCAGGACACGTATGAAACACACCTGGAGGTTTGTAAATTTGAGGGTCTGAAGGAGTTTCTGCAGCAGACTGATGACAG GTTCCATGAGATGCAGCTGACTCTGGCCCAGAAGGACCAAGATATCGCTTTCCTGCGCTCCATGTTGGGCAAACTGTCCGAGAAGTTAGATCAGCTCGAGAAGAACCTGGAGCTCAAATTTG ATGTGTTGGATGAGAACCAGAGCAAACTCAGCGAGGACCTGATGGAGTTTCGTAGAGATGCTTCCATGCTTAac GATGAGTTGTCCCACATCAACGCCCGGCTCAACATGGGAATCCTGGGCT cATACGACCCCCAGCAGATCTTCAAGTGTAAGGGGACGTTTgtgggccaccaggggcccgtctggtgtctgtgtgtctacTCCACCGGAGACCTGCTCTTCTCCGGATCCTCAGATAAGACTATCAAG GTGTGGGACACCTGCACCACCTACAAGTGTCAGAAAACCCTCGAGGGTCATGATGGCATCGTGCTGGCTCTGTGTATCCAAGG AAACCGGCTGTACAGTGGCTCTGCAGACTGCACCATCATC GTGTGGGACATCCAGACCCTGCAGAAAGTCAACACAATCCGCGCTCATGACAACCCCGTTTGTACGCTGGTCTCCTCCCACAACATGTTGTTCAGCggctccctcaaggccatcaaG GTGTGGGACATCCTGGGTACGGAGCTGaagctgaagaaggagctgaCTGGTCTGAATCACTGGGTCAGAGCGTTGGTGGCGTCCCAGAACCACCTGTACAGTGGCTCATACCAGACCATCAAG ATTTGGGACATCCGTTCTCTGGAGTGTGTTCACGTCCTGCAGACCAGCGGCGGCAGCGTCTACTCCATCGCCGTCACCAACCACCACATCGTCTGTGGCACCTACGAAAACCTCATCCAT GTGTGGGACATAGAGTCTAAAGAGCAGGTGCGGACCCTGACGGGTCACGTGGGGACAGTGTACGCTCTCGCTGTCATATCCACCCCTGACCAGACCAAAGTGTTCAGCGCCTCCTACGACCGCTCCCTCAGG GTGTGGAGCATGGACAACATGATCTGTACCCAGACTCTGCTGAGACACCAGGGCAGTGTAACGGCTCTCGCGGTCTCCAGAGGACGCCTCTTCTCTGGAGCTGTGGACAGCACCGTCAAG GTGTGGACGTGCTAA